A genome region from Solirubrobacter pauli includes the following:
- a CDS encoding esterase/lipase family protein codes for MGVSLPHFPPLWRESFAGVEAAALRRSSVWRGGGVPNGEGRPVLLIPGFMAGDGSLATMTQWLRQNGYHTRRAGIRMNVGCSADACARIEERLERFAEESGERVALVGQSRGGIFARHLAVRRPDLVSGIVTLGSPTVNQLNTHPVVLANILLVGTLGTGRVPGMLRFTCLRGDCCRRFREEFHADVPPEVGYTAIYSKTDGIVNWRACLDPCADKVEVRASHLGMGLNAEVFAEVGHALASYKDEHVWARAA; via the coding sequence GTGGGCGTTTCACTTCCGCACTTCCCCCCGCTCTGGCGTGAGTCCTTCGCCGGCGTCGAGGCCGCGGCGCTGCGCCGCAGCTCCGTCTGGCGCGGTGGCGGAGTGCCGAACGGGGAGGGACGCCCCGTCCTGCTGATCCCCGGCTTCATGGCCGGCGACGGGTCGCTGGCGACGATGACCCAGTGGCTGCGTCAGAACGGCTACCACACGCGCCGGGCCGGCATCCGCATGAACGTCGGCTGCTCGGCGGACGCGTGCGCGCGGATCGAGGAGCGGCTCGAGCGCTTCGCGGAGGAGAGCGGTGAGCGCGTGGCGCTCGTCGGCCAGAGCCGCGGCGGGATCTTCGCCCGCCATCTCGCGGTCCGCCGCCCGGACCTGGTGAGCGGGATCGTCACGCTCGGCTCGCCGACGGTCAATCAGCTCAACACGCACCCGGTCGTGCTCGCCAACATCCTGCTCGTGGGCACGCTCGGCACCGGCCGAGTACCCGGGATGCTCCGCTTCACGTGCCTGCGCGGCGACTGCTGCCGGCGCTTCCGCGAGGAGTTCCACGCCGACGTCCCGCCCGAGGTCGGCTACACGGCGATCTACTCCAAGACGGACGGGATCGTCAACTGGCGCGCGTGCCTGGACCCGTGCGCCGACAAGGTCGAGGTCCGGGCCTCACACCTGGGCATGGGCCTCAACGCGGAGGTCTTCGCCGAGGTCGGGCACGCGCTCGCGTCCTACAAGGACGAGCACGTGTGGGCGCGGGCCGCTTAG
- a CDS encoding response regulator — translation MIRVLLADDQTLVRTGFGVLLDRTDGIEVVGEAADGAEAVAAARELRPDVVLMDVRMPAMDGLEATRHILSDPAASATRVLMLTTFDLDEYVFEALRAGASGFLLKDAGADELRRAVRVVAAGEALLSPSVTRRLIARFVAEPEQPARVAPSLDELTDREREVLVLVAGGLSNAEIAQRLVITHATAKTHLSRILLKLGARDRAQLVMLAYESGLVRVGA, via the coding sequence ATGATCCGCGTCCTCCTCGCCGACGACCAGACGCTCGTGCGCACCGGCTTCGGGGTCCTGCTCGACCGCACCGACGGGATCGAGGTCGTGGGCGAGGCGGCCGACGGCGCCGAGGCGGTCGCGGCCGCGCGCGAGCTGCGCCCCGACGTCGTGCTGATGGACGTGCGGATGCCGGCGATGGACGGGCTGGAGGCGACCCGCCACATCCTGTCGGATCCGGCGGCGAGCGCCACGCGCGTGCTCATGCTCACGACGTTCGACCTCGACGAGTACGTCTTCGAGGCGCTGCGGGCGGGCGCGAGCGGGTTCCTGCTCAAGGACGCGGGCGCGGACGAGCTGCGCCGCGCCGTCCGGGTGGTCGCGGCGGGCGAGGCGCTGCTGTCGCCGAGCGTCACGCGGCGGCTGATCGCGCGCTTCGTGGCCGAGCCGGAGCAGCCGGCGCGTGTGGCGCCGTCCCTGGACGAGCTCACCGACCGCGAGCGTGAGGTGCTGGTGCTCGTCGCCGGCGGGCTCAGCAACGCCGAGATCGCGCAGCGGCTCGTGATCACGCACGCGACGGCCAAGACGCACCTGAGCCGGATCCTGCTCAAGCTCGGCGCGCGCGACCGCGCCCAGCTCGTGATGCTCGCCTACGAGAGCGGGCTCGTCCGGGTCGGCGCCTAA
- a CDS encoding sensor histidine kinase, whose translation MRIDLGVAAALAAAITLTITGVTEPGSEAPDAVAYLLGLAASAWVLLRRASPLGALIGTILTLVLYYDLGYPAFSPAVALTPTAFFAALAGRAVPAACILGLAVVFSTGWRVLADEMPLDTVLGTNSLADVALFAAVIVLGEAVRSRRSWGEEVRARERLEAEQRAEEERLRIARELHDVMAHTIVGVSVQASVAADVIDDSPEAAKEALRAIRAQSTEAMAELRAVVGVLREGDQDTAPRAPAPGLDGLAGLVELTHGAGVEVAVAVDGTARPLPKAIDMTAYRIIQESLTNVIRHARTPAARVHVRYDPAALVLEIADDGVGGTANGSGHGVLGMRERAAAVGGTLTAERAPEGGFRVRATLPTP comes from the coding sequence ATGCGCATCGACCTCGGCGTCGCGGCGGCGCTCGCCGCCGCCATCACGCTCACGATCACCGGCGTCACGGAGCCCGGCTCGGAGGCCCCGGACGCGGTCGCCTACCTGCTCGGGCTGGCGGCCTCGGCGTGGGTCCTCCTGCGCCGCGCGTCCCCGCTCGGCGCGTTGATCGGGACGATCCTGACGCTGGTGCTCTACTACGACCTCGGGTATCCGGCCTTCTCGCCGGCGGTCGCCCTGACGCCGACGGCGTTCTTCGCCGCGCTGGCCGGCCGCGCGGTCCCCGCCGCGTGCATCCTCGGCCTGGCCGTCGTCTTCAGCACGGGTTGGCGCGTCCTGGCCGACGAGATGCCGCTCGACACCGTGCTCGGCACCAACTCGCTGGCCGACGTCGCGCTGTTCGCGGCGGTCATCGTCCTCGGCGAGGCGGTCCGCAGCCGTCGCTCGTGGGGCGAGGAGGTCCGCGCCCGCGAGCGCCTGGAGGCGGAGCAGCGCGCCGAGGAGGAGCGGCTCCGGATCGCGCGCGAGCTGCACGACGTGATGGCGCACACGATCGTCGGCGTCAGCGTGCAGGCGAGCGTCGCCGCGGACGTGATCGACGACTCGCCGGAGGCCGCGAAGGAGGCGCTGCGGGCGATCCGCGCGCAGAGCACAGAGGCGATGGCCGAGCTGCGGGCCGTGGTCGGCGTGCTGCGCGAGGGAGACCAGGACACGGCGCCGCGCGCACCCGCGCCGGGGCTGGACGGCCTCGCCGGGCTCGTCGAGCTCACGCACGGCGCGGGCGTCGAGGTGGCGGTGGCGGTCGACGGCACGGCGCGGCCGCTGCCGAAGGCGATCGACATGACCGCCTACCGGATCATCCAGGAGTCGCTGACGAACGTCATCCGGCACGCGCGCACGCCCGCCGCGCGCGTGCATGTGCGCTACGACCCGGCCGCCCTGGTGCTCGAGATCGCCGATGACGGCGTGGGCGGGACGGCGAACGGGTCCGGCCACGGCGTGCTGGGCATGCGCGAGCGCGCCGCTGCGGTCGGTGGGACGCTCACCGCCGAGCGCGCACCTGAAGGCGGCTTCCGCGTCCGCGCGACCCTGCCGACGCCATGA
- a CDS encoding MMPL family transporter, whose translation MSFFERIAAWAYRHRRRMVAAWVVVAAGVFFGAAVAGSAYNNDFSLPGTESQRAQDTLEAGGADEGGDSVDLVFAGTLDGRVDSIIDDVRALPSVAGIGELQRSRDGTVAYATVALDSGSAEVPTEDVVRLIDTAQAGAGDGLQVEVGGEAARDAQESEGGIAELIGIVAALVILVLLFGSLLAGALPLVTAVFAVGSSLALITLASHQVTIADFTPAVMALVGLGVGIDYALLIFSRYRSEVQDGSEGELAVRTALNTAGRSVFFAGCTVMFALLGLYVLGLASLKGIALAVALTVLLTMIASLTLLPALLGLFGKRLERSIHKRSAKRPDGVRWERWSAFVQRRPLPALVIALPVLVALCLPVTGMHLGFADAGNDAKSTTARQAYDLLAKGFGPGFNGPLLVVSEGGDPAALERVIADTPGVAQVAPAEVEGNVATLLAFPASAPQDKLTDALIKRLRDDVLPRQPGTNLVGGSTAAELDSTAEINKGMPIFLLVVVGLSAVLLAVVFRSVFIPLKAAVLNLLTIGASLGVVTLVFNGSGPIDAFVPVMIFAIVFGLSMDYEVFLMSRMHEEYERGSGPERAISVGLSTTGRVITAAGAIMIVVFGAFIVSPDLLLQQFGLGLGVAILLDAFLIRCLIVPAAMQLMGDRAWWMPTWLARRLPRVALEA comes from the coding sequence ATGAGCTTCTTCGAACGCATCGCCGCCTGGGCGTACCGTCACCGCCGTCGCATGGTCGCCGCCTGGGTGGTGGTGGCCGCCGGCGTCTTCTTCGGGGCCGCGGTCGCCGGCAGCGCCTACAACAACGACTTCTCACTCCCCGGGACCGAGTCCCAACGCGCCCAGGACACGCTCGAGGCCGGGGGCGCGGACGAGGGCGGCGATTCGGTCGACCTCGTCTTCGCCGGCACGCTCGACGGGCGCGTCGACTCGATCATCGACGACGTGCGCGCGCTGCCGAGCGTGGCGGGCATCGGCGAGCTGCAACGCTCGCGCGACGGCACCGTCGCCTACGCGACGGTCGCGCTCGACAGCGGCTCGGCCGAGGTGCCGACGGAGGACGTCGTGCGGCTCATCGACACGGCACAGGCCGGGGCCGGCGACGGGCTGCAGGTCGAGGTCGGCGGCGAAGCGGCGCGGGACGCCCAGGAGAGCGAGGGCGGCATCGCCGAGCTGATCGGGATCGTCGCCGCGCTGGTGATCCTCGTGCTGCTGTTCGGCTCCCTGCTGGCCGGCGCGCTGCCGCTCGTGACCGCGGTGTTCGCCGTCGGCTCGTCACTCGCGTTGATCACGCTGGCGTCGCACCAGGTGACGATCGCCGACTTCACGCCGGCGGTGATGGCTCTCGTGGGCCTCGGCGTCGGCATCGACTACGCGCTGCTGATCTTCTCGCGCTACCGCAGCGAGGTGCAGGACGGCAGCGAGGGTGAGCTGGCGGTCAGGACCGCGCTCAACACCGCCGGCCGCTCGGTGTTCTTCGCCGGCTGCACGGTCATGTTCGCGCTGCTCGGCCTGTACGTGCTCGGGCTCGCGTCGCTGAAGGGCATCGCGCTGGCCGTCGCGCTGACGGTGCTGCTGACGATGATCGCCTCCCTGACGCTGCTCCCCGCGCTGCTCGGGCTGTTCGGCAAGCGCCTCGAGCGGTCGATCCACAAGCGCTCGGCGAAGCGGCCCGACGGGGTGCGCTGGGAGCGCTGGTCGGCGTTCGTGCAGCGCCGCCCGCTGCCGGCGCTGGTGATCGCGCTGCCCGTCCTGGTCGCGCTCTGCCTGCCGGTGACCGGGATGCACCTCGGCTTCGCCGACGCGGGCAACGACGCGAAGTCGACGACGGCCCGCCAGGCCTACGACCTGCTCGCGAAGGGCTTCGGCCCGGGCTTCAACGGGCCGCTGCTGGTGGTCAGCGAGGGCGGTGACCCCGCCGCGCTGGAGCGCGTGATCGCCGACACGCCGGGCGTGGCGCAGGTGGCCCCGGCGGAGGTGGAGGGCAACGTCGCCACCCTGCTCGCGTTCCCGGCCAGCGCCCCGCAGGACAAGCTGACCGACGCGTTGATCAAGCGCCTGCGCGACGACGTGCTGCCGCGCCAGCCGGGCACCAACCTCGTCGGCGGATCGACCGCCGCGGAGCTGGACTCCACGGCCGAGATCAACAAGGGCATGCCGATCTTCCTGCTCGTGGTCGTCGGCCTCTCGGCGGTGCTGTTGGCGGTCGTCTTCCGCTCGGTCTTCATCCCGCTCAAGGCCGCGGTGCTCAACCTGCTGACGATCGGCGCCTCGCTCGGCGTCGTCACGCTCGTCTTCAACGGCAGCGGCCCGATCGACGCCTTCGTGCCGGTGATGATCTTCGCGATCGTCTTCGGCCTCTCGATGGACTACGAGGTGTTCCTGATGTCGCGCATGCACGAGGAGTACGAGCGCGGCTCCGGCCCCGAGCGCGCGATCTCCGTCGGCCTCTCGACCACCGGCCGCGTGATCACGGCCGCGGGCGCGATCATGATCGTCGTCTTCGGCGCGTTCATCGTCAGCCCGGACCTGCTGCTGCAGCAGTTCGGACTCGGGCTCGGCGTCGCGATCCTGCTCGACGCCTTCCTGATCCGCTGCCTGATCGTGCCCGCGGCCATGCAGCTGATGGGCGACCGCGCCTGGTGGATGCCGACCTGGCTGGCGCGCCGGCTGCCCCGCGTGGCGTTGGAGGCGTGA
- a CDS encoding ThuA domain-containing protein: MRSRGGAVLALLAAILACALSAAPAHAADPLSKVLVFSKTAGFRHDSIPQGIAAIQKLGTENNFTVTASEDATVFTDANLAQYDVIVFMSTTGDILNKDQQDAFERYMHAGGGWVGVHAASDTEYTWPYYGQMVGAYFRNHPSGTPQATIRIEDGDEPSTTGIPAAWTRNDEWYNFQKPSNPVVNGNQPGIPDYSPRTSGVHVLATVDESTYDEVDDSAEADDHPIAWCSNFDGGRAWYTGIGHTQATFSEPDALKHLLGGLKTAAKAVDADCGPERQRTPTNDDFEVATLAKGADKIGEPIGMDVLPDRRVLHTARDGRLFITTPNSVTSVAAQLNVYSHDEDGLQGVAVDPNFTQNKWVYLFYAPRLSTPLTDSPTDGDDAAFAAYKGYNLVSRFKLGDNGKLDLASEQEILRIPTDRGQCCHVGGDMDFDAQGNLYIVTGDDTNPFSSDGYAPLDDRANKNPAFDARRTSGNTNDLRGKVLRIKVQDNGTYTIPAGNMFTPGTMGTKPEIYAMGFRNPFRFSVDKKTGYIYLGEYGPDAGAANANRGPGGLVEFNLIKQPGNYGWPYCIGKNQAYNDYDFATQSGPKFNCAALKNESRHNTGLVDIPAAVPAWIDYDGGSIPEFGSGSESPMGGPTYQFDAANPSTTKFPAYFDGKNFAYEYGRAWIKTFTGGTDGTFPAVETWFQGFPIKKPIDMTFGPDGALYVLDYGTGGFFQGDENSAVYRIDYVQGARSPIVKATADKTSGPAPLTVKFSAEGSLDPDGTPLTYAWDFDGNGTVDSTAISPTYTYTTAGKRTATLTIKDATGQEAFSSFNITAGNTAPTVKINLPPQGAFFDYGDKIKYTVTVTDPEDGTIDCAKVSVNTALGHNDHSHGDQSMTGCSGEFTIPGAWEDKTQHIWYIVSASYTDKTTGLELTGSSQVELEWKTLQGEQADVNSGFTPNLAASGAGGNGRMGYTDVGDYLRFDKINLVGIDSVTFRTSGTSAGRIELHADSPTGPLVANVPVTASGDWEKYLVQAPAAITDPGGTRDLYIVAATTGFDIDELTFNGAGANGNAAPNLTANASTLAGGAPLKVDFTSSAVDPEGKAVTYAWNFGVAGATATTANASYTYTQRGIYTATVTATDADGRKSSKSFQIEVLGTCPGTDTFTGSTLDRTVWPTITREDAANYKVENGVLKINAVAGDLWTGAVTAKNIVSRPAPAGVWTATTKVSLAQVANGEQAAIVLSQGNAEIYKAAFIRTAEGRNVEFVGLRAGTDAYVARSAIFPTDAGNTVYLRMQSDGTNLTVWFSRDGVNFTQVGEARPLDRMTSPQIGISAFNGTAGTPASFEWFNLSTANDEFDGTTLNDCRWSVLRPVANEVRVQDGELQIDTIDGDLYNGTDTAKNVLLQPAPQAGKWEATTKVKLAQGGSYEQGGLVLYKDSKNFIKLMLMDTEGSGFQLEFGQDLNGVTTNVTSRDRTANLPATANTNGVWLKLVGDGGTVSAQWSLDGVTWTSFSVAKTLTGAKVGLAGYHGQGQPARFDFFRIGSGVPANRAPVITATTATPNKGTAPLKPQYDVTATDADGDTLTYAWDLNGDGTTDSTAKNPTTTFATAGVYTAKVTVSDGTLTASATVVVTVEGASTSTPVELGSDVAPTLGLTLSTATGFPAFVPGETRDYTTSTTATVVSTAGDAALTVNDPGAAKSGYLSNGSYALAKPLQVKAGAGEWKGVPSSLATWTGPIGKTTVDLQFKQSIAENDPLRSGRYGTTLVFTLSTTTP, from the coding sequence TTGCGTTCCAGAGGTGGAGCAGTCCTTGCGCTGCTCGCTGCCATTCTCGCCTGCGCGCTCAGCGCGGCGCCCGCGCACGCGGCCGACCCACTGTCGAAGGTGCTCGTCTTCTCGAAGACGGCCGGCTTCCGTCACGACTCGATCCCGCAGGGCATCGCGGCGATCCAGAAGCTCGGGACGGAGAACAACTTCACGGTGACCGCGAGTGAGGACGCGACGGTCTTCACCGACGCGAACCTCGCCCAGTACGACGTCATCGTCTTCATGTCGACGACGGGCGACATCCTCAACAAGGACCAGCAGGACGCGTTCGAGCGCTACATGCACGCGGGCGGCGGCTGGGTCGGCGTCCACGCGGCGTCCGACACCGAGTACACCTGGCCCTACTACGGCCAGATGGTGGGCGCGTACTTCCGCAACCACCCGTCCGGCACGCCGCAGGCGACGATCCGCATCGAGGACGGCGACGAGCCCTCCACGACGGGGATCCCGGCCGCCTGGACGCGCAACGACGAGTGGTACAACTTCCAGAAGCCGAGCAACCCGGTCGTCAACGGCAACCAGCCGGGCATCCCGGACTACTCCCCGCGCACGAGCGGCGTGCACGTGCTCGCGACGGTCGACGAGTCCACCTACGACGAGGTCGACGACTCCGCCGAGGCCGACGACCACCCGATCGCGTGGTGCTCGAACTTCGACGGCGGCCGCGCCTGGTACACCGGCATCGGCCACACGCAGGCGACCTTCTCCGAGCCGGACGCGCTCAAGCACCTCCTCGGTGGCCTGAAGACCGCGGCCAAGGCCGTCGACGCCGACTGCGGCCCGGAGCGCCAGCGCACCCCCACGAACGACGACTTCGAGGTCGCGACGCTCGCCAAGGGCGCCGACAAGATCGGCGAGCCGATCGGCATGGACGTGCTGCCCGACCGCCGCGTGCTGCACACCGCGCGTGACGGCCGCCTCTTCATCACGACGCCGAACTCGGTCACCTCGGTGGCCGCGCAGCTGAACGTCTACTCGCACGACGAGGACGGCCTGCAGGGCGTCGCGGTCGACCCCAACTTCACGCAGAACAAGTGGGTCTACCTCTTCTACGCCCCGCGCCTGAGCACGCCGCTCACCGACTCGCCGACCGACGGCGATGACGCGGCGTTCGCGGCGTACAAGGGCTACAACCTCGTCTCCCGCTTCAAGCTCGGCGACAACGGCAAGCTGGACCTCGCGTCCGAGCAGGAGATCCTCCGGATCCCGACCGACCGCGGCCAGTGCTGCCACGTCGGCGGCGACATGGACTTCGACGCCCAGGGCAACCTGTACATCGTCACGGGCGACGACACGAACCCGTTCTCCTCGGACGGCTACGCGCCGCTCGACGACCGGGCGAACAAGAACCCCGCCTTCGACGCGCGCCGCACGTCGGGCAACACGAACGACCTGCGCGGCAAGGTGCTCCGGATCAAGGTCCAGGACAACGGCACCTACACCATCCCGGCCGGCAACATGTTCACGCCCGGCACGATGGGCACGAAGCCCGAGATCTACGCGATGGGCTTCCGCAACCCGTTCCGCTTCTCGGTCGACAAGAAGACGGGCTACATCTACCTCGGCGAGTACGGCCCGGACGCCGGTGCCGCCAACGCGAACCGCGGCCCGGGTGGCCTGGTCGAGTTCAACCTGATCAAGCAGCCGGGCAACTACGGCTGGCCCTACTGCATCGGCAAGAACCAGGCCTACAACGACTACGACTTCGCGACGCAGAGCGGCCCGAAGTTCAACTGCGCGGCGCTCAAGAACGAGTCGCGTCACAACACGGGCCTCGTCGACATCCCCGCCGCGGTCCCGGCGTGGATCGACTACGACGGCGGCTCGATCCCGGAGTTCGGCTCCGGCTCCGAGTCCCCGATGGGCGGCCCGACGTACCAGTTCGACGCGGCCAACCCGTCCACGACCAAGTTCCCCGCGTACTTCGACGGCAAGAACTTCGCCTACGAGTACGGCCGCGCCTGGATCAAGACGTTCACGGGCGGCACCGACGGCACGTTCCCGGCGGTCGAGACCTGGTTCCAGGGCTTCCCGATCAAGAAGCCGATCGACATGACCTTCGGTCCCGACGGCGCGCTGTACGTCCTCGACTACGGCACGGGCGGCTTCTTCCAGGGCGACGAGAACTCGGCGGTCTACCGGATCGACTACGTCCAGGGCGCCCGTTCGCCGATCGTCAAGGCCACGGCCGACAAGACGTCCGGCCCGGCCCCGCTGACGGTCAAGTTCTCGGCCGAGGGCTCGCTCGACCCCGATGGCACCCCGCTCACGTACGCGTGGGACTTCGACGGCAACGGCACCGTCGACTCGACGGCGATCAGCCCGACGTACACGTACACGACGGCCGGCAAGCGCACGGCGACCCTGACGATCAAGGACGCCACCGGCCAGGAGGCGTTCTCGTCCTTCAACATCACCGCGGGCAACACCGCCCCGACGGTGAAGATCAACCTGCCGCCGCAGGGCGCGTTCTTCGACTACGGCGACAAGATCAAGTACACGGTCACGGTCACCGACCCCGAGGACGGGACGATCGACTGCGCGAAGGTGTCCGTCAACACCGCGCTCGGCCACAACGACCACTCGCACGGCGACCAGTCGATGACCGGCTGCTCGGGTGAGTTCACCATCCCGGGTGCCTGGGAGGACAAGACCCAGCACATCTGGTACATCGTCTCGGCCAGCTACACCGACAAGACCACGGGCCTGGAGCTGACCGGCTCCAGCCAGGTCGAGCTCGAGTGGAAGACGCTCCAGGGCGAGCAGGCCGACGTCAACAGCGGGTTCACGCCGAACCTCGCCGCGAGCGGTGCCGGCGGCAACGGCCGCATGGGCTACACCGACGTGGGCGACTACCTGCGCTTCGACAAGATCAACCTCGTCGGCATCGACAGCGTCACGTTCCGCACCAGCGGCACGAGCGCCGGCCGCATCGAGCTGCACGCGGACTCCCCGACCGGCCCGCTGGTCGCGAACGTCCCGGTGACCGCTTCGGGCGACTGGGAGAAGTACCTGGTGCAGGCGCCGGCCGCGATCACCGATCCGGGCGGTACGCGTGACCTCTACATCGTCGCGGCCACGACCGGCTTCGACATCGACGAGCTCACGTTCAACGGCGCAGGCGCGAACGGCAACGCCGCGCCCAACCTGACCGCGAACGCCTCGACCCTCGCCGGCGGCGCTCCGCTGAAGGTCGACTTCACGTCCAGCGCCGTCGACCCGGAGGGCAAGGCGGTCACCTACGCCTGGAACTTCGGCGTCGCGGGCGCGACGGCCACCACGGCCAACGCGTCCTACACCTACACCCAGCGGGGCATCTACACCGCCACGGTGACCGCGACGGACGCCGACGGTCGCAAGTCGTCGAAGTCCTTCCAGATCGAGGTCCTCGGCACCTGCCCGGGCACCGACACGTTCACGGGCTCGACGCTGGACCGCACGGTCTGGCCGACGATCACCCGCGAGGACGCGGCCAACTACAAGGTCGAGAACGGCGTCCTGAAGATCAACGCCGTCGCGGGTGACCTGTGGACCGGTGCGGTCACGGCCAAGAACATCGTCTCCCGCCCGGCCCCGGCCGGCGTGTGGACGGCCACCACCAAGGTGAGCCTCGCCCAGGTCGCCAACGGCGAGCAGGCGGCGATCGTCCTCAGCCAGGGCAACGCGGAGATCTACAAGGCTGCGTTCATCCGCACCGCCGAGGGCCGCAACGTCGAGTTCGTCGGGCTGCGTGCCGGCACGGACGCGTACGTGGCGCGCTCGGCGATCTTCCCGACGGACGCCGGCAACACCGTCTACCTGCGCATGCAGAGCGACGGCACCAACCTGACCGTGTGGTTCTCGCGTGACGGCGTGAACTTCACCCAGGTCGGCGAGGCGCGTCCGCTGGACCGCATGACGAGCCCGCAGATCGGCATCTCCGCGTTCAACGGCACCGCCGGCACGCCCGCGTCCTTCGAGTGGTTCAACCTCTCGACGGCCAACGACGAGTTCGACGGCACCACGCTCAACGACTGCCGCTGGAGCGTGCTGCGCCCGGTCGCGAACGAGGTCCGCGTCCAGGACGGCGAGCTGCAGATCGACACGATCGACGGCGATCTCTACAACGGCACGGACACGGCCAAGAACGTCCTCCTGCAGCCGGCTCCGCAGGCGGGCAAGTGGGAGGCGACCACCAAGGTCAAGCTGGCCCAGGGCGGCTCGTACGAGCAGGGCGGCCTGGTGCTCTACAAGGACAGCAAGAACTTCATCAAGCTCATGCTGATGGACACCGAGGGCTCGGGCTTCCAGCTCGAGTTCGGCCAGGACCTCAACGGCGTGACCACGAACGTCACGAGCCGTGACCGCACCGCCAACCTGCCGGCCACCGCCAACACCAACGGCGTCTGGCTCAAGCTGGTCGGCGACGGCGGGACCGTCTCGGCGCAGTGGTCGCTGGACGGCGTCACGTGGACCTCGTTCAGCGTCGCCAAGACGCTGACCGGGGCGAAGGTCGGTCTCGCCGGGTACCACGGCCAGGGCCAGCCGGCGCGGTTCGACTTCTTCCGCATCGGAAGCGGCGTCCCCGCCAACCGTGCGCCGGTGATCACAGCCACGACCGCCACGCCCAACAAGGGCACGGCGCCGCTGAAGCCGCAGTACGACGTCACGGCCACCGACGCCGACGGTGACACGCTCACCTACGCGTGGGACCTCAACGGCGACGGCACGACCGACTCGACGGCCAAGAACCCGACGACGACGTTCGCCACCGCCGGCGTCTACACCGCCAAGGTGACCGTCTCCGACGGCACGCTCACGGCGTCCGCGACGGTCGTGGTGACCGTCGAGGGCGCGTCCACGAGCACGCCGGTGGAGCTCGGCAGCGACGTCGCGCCGACGCTGGGCCTCACGCTCAGCACGGCCACGGGCTTCCCGGCCTTCGTGCCGGGTGAGACCCGCGACTACACGACGTCGACCACGGCGACGGTCGTCTCCACGGCCGGCGACGCGGCGCTGACGGTCAACGACCCGGGTGCGGCCAAGAGCGGCTACCTGTCCAACGGCAGCTACGCGCTGGCCAAGCCGCTGCAGGTCAAGGCGGGCGCCGGCGAGTGGAAGGGCGTCCCGTCCTCCCTCGCCACCTGGACCGGCCCGATCGGCAAGACCACGGTCGACCTGCAGTTCAAGCAGTCGATCGCCGAGAACGACCCGCTCCGCTCGGGCCGTTACGGCACCACGCTGGTGTTTACGCTGAGCACCACGACTCCGTAG